The Hippoglossus hippoglossus isolate fHipHip1 chromosome 19, fHipHip1.pri, whole genome shotgun sequence genome has a segment encoding these proteins:
- the acadsb gene encoding short/branched chain specific acyl-CoA dehydrogenase, mitochondrial, translating into MAAPLVRIFTKSCIRRTSRPWGSCQAGWRGMSTRSAPDVAAHEAAGLVSFPPLQTYSEEENMMRETVKKYAQERIAPFVSKMDENSVMDEEVIKSLFEQGLMGIEIDPEYGGTGSTFFSSILVIEELAKVDPSVAVLCDIQNTLINTLFTKLGTPAQKEQYLSRLSTDTVGSFCLSEAESGSDAFSLKTRAEKHKDYYIINGSKMWISNAEHAGVFLVMANVDFSAGYKGITCFIVDRDTEGLEICKKENKLGLRASSTCPLNFDNLKVPEKNILGQIGHGYKYAIGMLNEGRIGIASQMLGLAQGCFDNTIPYTRQRKQFGKRIFDFQGMQHQIAHVATQIEAARLLTYNAARLKEAGRPFIKEACMAKYFTAEVATLTTSKCIEWMGGVGFTKDYPIEKYYRDCKIGTIYEGTTNVQLSSIAKFIDKEYDY; encoded by the exons ATGGCCGCTCCGTTGGTCAGGATCTTCACTAAG TCTTGTATCAGACGGACCTCCCGACCATGGGGGTCATGCCAGGCTGGATGGAGGGGCATGTCCACCAGATCTGCCCCAGACGTGGCTGCACACGAGGCGGCCGGGCTGgtctccttccctcccctgCAGACTTACTCGGAGGAGGAGAACATGATGAGGGAGACAG TGAAAAAATATGCACAAGAGCGCATCGCTCCATTTGTGTCAAAGATGGATGAAAACTCTGTCATGGATGAGGAAGTGATCAAATCTCTCTTTGAACAAGGC CTCATGGGCATCGAGATCGACCCAGAGTACGGTGGCACCGGCTCtaccttcttctcctccatcttggtCATCGAGGAGTTGGCGAAGGTGGATCCATCTGTGGCCGTTCTGTGTGACATCCAGAACACGCTGATCAACACCCTCTTCACCAAACTGGGCACCCCAGCTCAGAAAGAGCAGTACCTCAGCCGACTGTCAACTGACACG GTCGGAAGCTTCTGCCTTTCTGAAGCAGAGTCGGGGAGTGACGCCTTTTCTCTGAAGACGCGTGCTGAGAAACACAAGGACTATTACATCATCAACGGATCCAAGATGTGGATCAGTAATGCAGAGCATGCAGGTGTATTCCTGGTGATGGCCAATGTGGACTTCTCTGCT GGATACAAAGGCATCACCTGCTTCATCGTGGATCGGGACACCGAGGGGCTCGAGATCTGCAAAAAGGAGAACAAGCTCGGCCTGCGTGCGTCCTCCACCTGCCCGCTCAACTTTGACAATCTCAAG GTgccagagaagaacattttGGGACAGATCGGTCATGGGTACAAGTATGCCATCGGCATGTTGAATGAGGGCCGGATTGGGATTGCAAGTCAG ATGCTTGGACTGGCACAGGGCTGCTTCGACAACACCATTCCTTACACAAGACAGAGGAAGCAGTTCGGAAAACGCATCTTTGACTTCCAG ggCATGCAGCACCAAATTGCGCATGTAGCGACGCAGATCGAAGCCGCGCGGCTGCTGACGTACAACGCCGCTCGTCTGAAGGAAGCTGGGAGACCTTTCATTAAGGAGGCCTGCATGGCTAAATACTTCACTGCAGAG gTTGCAACACTAACCACGTCGAAGTGCATCGAATGGATGGGAGGGGTCGGCTTCACAAAAGACTATCCCATAGAGAAATACTACAGAGACTGTAAAATTG GCACCATTTATGAGGGCACGACGAATGTTCAGCTTTCCAGTATAGCCAAGTTCATCGATAAGGAGTACGACTACTAA
- the LOC117752666 gene encoding homeobox protein HMX3-B, with protein sequence MADSDAQETRQPAKDSPFSIKNLLNIEDKPAKQKSFLGSSRGVFEGSFFSRLGELSFPRFELPSPQRIGLSGQYLDRASTWWYPYTLGAHLRSGVSEKATPREASQAPDRRSPDIQKSDLQDVKEESADDEVTLDESDAEEPKRELDPEDDWRKKTDELDADKKPCRKKKTRTVFSRSQVFQLESTFDIKRYLSSSERAGLAASLHLTETQVKIWFQNRRNKWKRQLAAELEAANLSHAAAQRIVRVPILYHEHGAPDSTGGPSANSPGSQSLLAFPHHMYYSHPVPLLRPV encoded by the exons ATGGCAGACTCTGATGCGCAAGAGACTCGCCAACCAGCAAAAGACTCACCCTTCTCCATAAAGAACCTGCTGAACATCGAGGACAAACCCGCGAAGCAGAAGAGCTTCCTGGGCTCGTCCAGAGGAGTGTTTGAGGGCAGCTTCTTCTCCCGGCTCGGTGAATTATCTTTCCCTCGGTTTGAGCTGCCCTCGCCACAGAGGATTGGACTCTCGGGGCAGTATCTGGACAGAGCGTCTACCTGGTGGTATCCATACACGCTTGGGGCTCATCTGAGGAGCGGAG tgtCTGAGAAGGCAACCCCGAGGGAGGCATCACAGGCACCGGACAGGCGCTCCCCGGACATCCAGAAAAGTGACCTGCAGGATGTCAAAGAGGAAAGCGCCGACGACGAGGTCACGCTGGACGAGAGCGACGCGGAGGAGCCGAAGAGAGAGCTGGACCCGGAGGACGACTGGAGGAAAAAGACGGACGAGCTGGACGCCGACAAGAAGCCGTGTCGGAAGAAGAAGACGCGCACGGTGTTCTCCCGGAGCCAGGTGTTCCAGCTGGAGTCCACCTTCGACATCAAGCGCTACCTGAGCAGCTCGGAGCGCGCGGGCCTGGCCGCGTCCCTGCACCTGACGGAGACGCAGGTGAAgatctggttccagaaccgGAGGAATAAGTGGAAGAGGCAGCTGGCCGCGGAGCTGGAGGCGGCCAACCTGAGCCATGCGGCGGCGCAAAGGATTGTGCGGGTTCCCATACTGTACCACGAGCACGGGGCCCCGGACTCAACCGGGGGCCCCTCTGCAAACTCACCGGGCAGCCAGTCGCTGCTGGCTTTTCCCCACCACATGTACTATTCCCACCCGGTGCCACTGCTGAGGCCTGTTTAA
- the bub3 gene encoding mitotic checkpoint protein BUB3 isoform X1: MTGSNEYKLNQGPEDTISAVKFSPSTAQFLLVSSWDCTVRLFDVGGNTMRMKYQHSAPVLDCAFYDPTHSWSGGLDAQLKTHDLNTDQDTIVGAHDAPIRCVEYCPEVNVMVTGSWDRSVRLWDPRTPCNAGTFTQPEKVYTLSVAGDRLIVGTAGRRVLVWDLRNMGYVQQRRESSLKYQTRSIRAFPNKQGYVLSSIEGRVAVEYLDPSQEVQKKKYAFKCHRLKEDGIEHVYPVNAISFHSVHNTFATGGSDGFVNIWDPFNKKRLCQFHRYPTSIASLAFNNDGTMLAIASSYMQEKGDISHPEDAIFIRQVTDAETKPKST; encoded by the exons ATGACGGGCTCCAATGAGTACAAACTGAACCAGGGACCAGAGGACACCATCTCTGCCGTCAAGTTCAGCCCCAGCACAGCTCAGTTCCTGCTGGTGTCCTCGTGGGACTGCACGGTCCGTCTCTTCGATGTCGGAGGCAACACCATGCGGATGAAGTACCAGCACTCAGCTCCAGTTCTTGACTGTGCTTTTTAT GACCCAACACATTCCTGGAGTGGAGGATTAGATGCACAGTTAAAAACTCATGATTTGAACACAGACCAAG ATACAATAGTTGGAGCACACGATGCTCCAATCCGTTGTGTGGAGTACTGCCCAGAGGTTAACGTCATGGTAACGGGTAGCTGGGACAGATCGGTTCGGCTGTGGGACCCGAGGACGCCCTGCAACGCTGGCACCTTTACCCAGCCTGAGAAG GTGTATACGCTTTCTGTGGCCGGAGATAGACTAATCGTCGGCACAGCTGGAAGAAGAGTCCTGGTTTGGGACCTGAGGAACATGGGCTACGTACAGCAAAGAAGAGAGTCCAGTCTCAAGTATCAGACACGCAGCATCAGAGCTTTCCCCAACAAACAG GGCTACGTCTTGAGTTCAATCGAGGGACGTGTAGCTGTGGAGTACCTGGACCCAAGTCAGGAGGTTCAGAAGAAGAAATACGCCTTCAAATGCCACAGGCTGAAGGAGGATGGAATTGAGCACGTTTACCCCGTCAATGCAATCTCATTTCACAGTGTTCACAACACCTTTGCCACAG GTGGCTCGGACGGCTTTGTGAACATCTGGGACCCGTTCAACAAGAAGCGCCTGTGCCAGTTCCACCGGTACCCGACCAGTATCGCCTCCCTTGCTTTCAATAACGACGGCACCATGCTCGCCATCGCCTCCTCCTACATGCAAGAAAAGGGTGACATCAGCCACCCGGAGGATGCCATCTTCATCCGCCAAGTCACAGATGCTGAGACGAAGCCCAA GTCAACCTAA
- the bub3 gene encoding mitotic checkpoint protein BUB3 isoform X2, translating into MTGSNEYKLNQGPEDTISAVKFSPSTAQFLLVSSWDCTVRLFDVGGNTMRMKYQHSAPVLDCAFYDPTHSWSGGLDAQLKTHDLNTDQDTIVGAHDAPIRCVEYCPEVNVMVTGSWDRSVRLWDPRTPCNAGTFTQPEKVYTLSVAGDRLIVGTAGRRVLVWDLRNMGYVQQRRESSLKYQTRSIRAFPNKQGYVLSSIEGRVAVEYLDPSQEVQKKKYAFKCHRLKEDGIEHVYPVNAISFHSVHNTFATGGSDGFVNIWDPFNKKRLCQFHRYPTSIASLAFNNDGTMLAIASSYMQEKGDISHPEDAIFIRQVTDAETKPK; encoded by the exons ATGACGGGCTCCAATGAGTACAAACTGAACCAGGGACCAGAGGACACCATCTCTGCCGTCAAGTTCAGCCCCAGCACAGCTCAGTTCCTGCTGGTGTCCTCGTGGGACTGCACGGTCCGTCTCTTCGATGTCGGAGGCAACACCATGCGGATGAAGTACCAGCACTCAGCTCCAGTTCTTGACTGTGCTTTTTAT GACCCAACACATTCCTGGAGTGGAGGATTAGATGCACAGTTAAAAACTCATGATTTGAACACAGACCAAG ATACAATAGTTGGAGCACACGATGCTCCAATCCGTTGTGTGGAGTACTGCCCAGAGGTTAACGTCATGGTAACGGGTAGCTGGGACAGATCGGTTCGGCTGTGGGACCCGAGGACGCCCTGCAACGCTGGCACCTTTACCCAGCCTGAGAAG GTGTATACGCTTTCTGTGGCCGGAGATAGACTAATCGTCGGCACAGCTGGAAGAAGAGTCCTGGTTTGGGACCTGAGGAACATGGGCTACGTACAGCAAAGAAGAGAGTCCAGTCTCAAGTATCAGACACGCAGCATCAGAGCTTTCCCCAACAAACAG GGCTACGTCTTGAGTTCAATCGAGGGACGTGTAGCTGTGGAGTACCTGGACCCAAGTCAGGAGGTTCAGAAGAAGAAATACGCCTTCAAATGCCACAGGCTGAAGGAGGATGGAATTGAGCACGTTTACCCCGTCAATGCAATCTCATTTCACAGTGTTCACAACACCTTTGCCACAG GTGGCTCGGACGGCTTTGTGAACATCTGGGACCCGTTCAACAAGAAGCGCCTGTGCCAGTTCCACCGGTACCCGACCAGTATCGCCTCCCTTGCTTTCAATAACGACGGCACCATGCTCGCCATCGCCTCCTCCTACATGCAAGAAAAGGGTGACATCAGCCACCCGGAGGATGCCATCTTCATCCGCCAAGTCACAGATGCTGAGACGAAGCCCAAGTGA
- the si:zfos-911d5.4 gene encoding uncharacterized protein si:zfos-911d5.4 — translation MLQLGSLFTHFPLSSKASESAQGLSQPSAQTLPEFVQHVRKLPGLKKEYVFCNLRIPDQFQKTKDDINIVILTGHGIFCIDVKPWRGTVSAQNQNWHVRVKEEDQNFTNTCIEQIEDPLKAITTKTTNLCGHLKRSGVSLRQSLFFPRIIFLSPDCELENELRKRRELISHSQIDDFLKSFREGYIAWVSDALTPSWLSGHLSYRQMESAREVLGGVGTWDLVRLHCGEQLKGDYQGCQYIALNRQETDTLEFSRVKTLSPDSMWALLGHAPQVTVKIYKRGSHGWLGKSLGATTTIPSNTFVIFRSSGEEADAKIPAGTIHSINLSI, via the exons ATGCTCCAGCTCGGAAGCCTGTTCACCCACTTTCCTCTCAGCTCCAAAGCTTCAGAAAGTGCCCAAGGCCTGAGTCAACCCAGCGCACAAACACTGCCTGAATTTGTACAGCATGTCAG GAAACTCCCCGGACTTAAAAAGGAATATGTTTTCTGCAATCTGCGTATCCCCGACCAGTTTCAGAAGACAAAAGATGACATCAACATTGTTATCCTCACTG GCCACGGGATCTTCTGCATCGATGTAAAACCCTGGAGAGGCACCGTGTCTGCTCAAAACCAAAACTGGCATGTGCGAGTGAAAGAAGAGGACCAAAATTTTACCAATACATGCATCGAGCAAATTGAAGATCCCCTCAAAGCCATCacg ACCAAGACGACTAACTTATGCGGCCATTTGAAGAGGAGTGGAGTGTCCCTGCGCCAAAGCCTTTTCTTTCCCAGGATCATCTTCCTCTCCCCGGACTGCGAGCTGGAGAAcgagctgaggaagaggagggagctgaTCTCCCACAGCCAGATAGACGACTTCCTCAAATCCTTCAGGGAGGGCTACATAGCCTGGGTATCAGATGCTCTGACTCCCTCCTGGCTCTCTG GTCATCTGTCGTACAGGCAGATGGAGTCAGCGCGTGAGGTCCTGGGGGGAGTGGGAACGTGGGATCTGGTGCGGCTGCACTGTGGCGAGCAGCTGAAAGGCGACTACCAGGGCTGCCAGTACATCGCTCTCAACCGACAGGAGACGGACACGCTCGAGTTTTCCAGAGTCAAGACCCTGTCGCCTGATTCGATGTGGGCGCTGCTGGGACACGCTCCTCAG GTAACAGTTAAAATTTACAAGCGTGGATCTCATGGCTGGCTGGGTAAATCCCTGGGCGCCACTACCACCATCCCGTCCAACACCTTTGTGATCTTCAGGAGCAGCGGCGAGGAAGCAGACGCCAAAATCCCAGCAGGCACCATTCACAGCATCAACCTCAGCAtatga